In the Glycine max cultivar Williams 82 chromosome 6, Glycine_max_v4.0, whole genome shotgun sequence genome, AAAAGTGATTACTGATTCCGCAAAAATGCTGCACTTCGTGTGGGGCTCCCAActacttaattttatttctaaaaaattcCATACCttagtcttttatttatttttataatcattatacaactctcttaatttaaaaaaaagaaagctatctttctttgtttttcttccaaaaCTCCACTTTCCAATTTATCTTAAAGGGAACACAAATCCTTCACCAATTACTCACTCTTAACGGCTAATttcaatgatttatttattgattttgtttttttaatttaccaaGTATCTCTATGACTCTGTGCATAAGCACATTAACTATACACTTGAAAAAGGAGACCGTGACTAGGATAGACCCTCTCTAGGACAGAACTTAAAAGATTCCAATCCCTTTCATTGTACATAAAACTTGCCTGAAACCATTTGGATTGACACCAATTGCGGTTGAGTTAACTTTTAGCACacctaaattaaatttctttttctttaaggaacctaaattgtattgaaaaaaaaaatacacagcTAAAGTAAACATTTTTACACAAACATCCAATCATAACTTATCATATATggaatatttattgattttttaaataactatcttaaagtaattcaaatgataatttataattaaatgataatataaaattattttccaatatttagtatataaacattaaacttgattatatttctttaattacatgTACAAAACAACCCAATCTTTTGGTGGTCTAATTGTCCATTCCACAATCTTTTGGTTGAGTTCACTTTTAACACCCATTTCACTCCTCACTGTCCATTCCGCAAGTTCGTGTTTTCAGGAGATGTCTCAGTAACTGTAAAATGAGATTTCAGGCCAATCCAACATTGGTAATAATCTTGATCCAAGAACGGTGATTCCAGGGCCCATTGACTGATACGGGGTATCAAACTCGATTCAAACATAAAAGCCATTGTGTCCGTGATCTTACAAGGTCCTCCATCATTTCCTCGTGCAATGGTAGCCTGAAAAACCAAGTACCGACACATGCATTACTAGAAGATTGAATccattaattcatattttttgcaTCTTTAGTAGTTAGTACTTAAACCAAATCAACAAATGGCACTTAACAAGGTTTTGCACTTGGGAGTAAACCTCGGTATATGATACTGTAAGAATTTCTTACTAGTCTAACactgtaaaaaattattcatttttatcgttttcatctttatttttcacattttattctaaaaaggACTAATAGTAATGGTGCCGCGTCTATCATAGTAAAAACTTTCATATTTGATATAGAAATCTAAAGCTAATAAAAGAAGCTTCTTTGTTAAAATGACAAAGGACATGATTTTTGAAAGAATAGGATGCAGGTCCAAACATGCATTAAAGTGaacattttacaaaatcaaaaattaaagtgaagatTTTGTAAAATCAAGAACTACTAGCACATACTAGAATTAATACCTGCATGATTGTTAGGAAAAAACATACCTCATATGACTTTGTATCAGGACCATGGGGAGTCATACAATTATGGAGACTTGCACCACCGGGAAGAAATCCATCAGCCTTGGCCTGAAAAACAAATGGTCACAACACTAGAGaagaccaaattttgtctcaaCTGACCCAAAACTAATCCTGCTCTTTTCCCATATTACCAAAAAAACTACCATTAAGATGCAAATCCTTCGTGCTTCCAACAAACAgcgattaaaagaaaaaatttgataTGATATACCTCATAGCCACCATGAATAAGGCCCATAAATTCACTCATGCAATTGCGATGATAATATGGAGGCCGGAAAGTATGCTCAGCAACCAGCCATCTGGGTGGAAAAATGACAAAATCAAGCAATGCCACTCCAGGTTTATCAGTTGGTGCGGTCAACACTGCACATATgaacaaaaatgtaaaaaaaaaaaaaaacaatttccataaacaaaaaaaaaaaaaaatgaagaagagaaggttaagacaaatttcattttcaaaaaaggCATACCAGTATTGATTGATGGATCACTATGATCAAACAGAACTGTATTATAAGGGCAGAATTTGCTTAAATCATACGGCAAGTGAAAATAATAGTTGCCAAATTAATTAAGATGCATAAATTATCTCACAGGAATTATGCCCCTATCAAACTGAAAATACTATGATTGTAATCATAACTCACAATGAAGAAGGGAAAAACACCCACCTTATATGGAACATAATTACCATGCCAAGCAACAACATTGAAGGGAGAGAAATCTTGTACTGCATCAAAGAGTTCACCACCAAACTTCTGCACTATGGTGTACCCAGGATAAGATTTATCTTCAAACCAAGCACTAGGAACAAGGAAATCCCTTGGGGAAGCAAGACCATTAGCACCTATAgtgttaaaaaaagttatttttaatttcacataCCATGAATTTTCAAGCAACATACATGGTAGCTTAAATTTCTTAAGAGTAAAAGAGAAAAGTTACCTATTGGTCCCAGATCAGGAAGTTGAAAATGAGTACCAAAAATTTCAGCAACATAACCGCGGGATGGACCATCAGGCAGATtcacagaaaaacgaaaaccgtGAGGTATTATAGCAATTTCACCCGGAGAAACTTTCAATCTTCCACATTCAGTAGTGATAAGGAGTCCTACAAATCCAGCAGAcagtatgaaaaatataaataaaagggaAAGGTATATTCCTAAAAAGATGTGATCCACAGGACGGATTAGAGTGTACTCTTAAGCATCATGAAACTTTATTTAACCACAACGCCAAAGAAGAAATTCATGCATGGAATAATTCAAAAACATGGTGAGAACTGGTTGTCATTCTAACTATAAAATTctacacaaaaaaatcaaagacaaCTCTTAAATACCCATTCAGAAGACTAATGCACAAACCCTGGAAAAGAACAATATTTGTCATTCATATGCATTGCATCCTTCAATTaagaaatttcttttatattcaaGTCCAGCCAAGTTCATTGGCACAGATCAACAAGGAAATTATACAGGTGCAGAGAGAACTATATGCACACAAGTATAATGAAATTAAACCCAAACACAACTTTCTTAGTTAACATTGAACCATCAAGGAAATTGTTTTAGTGACTTACTTCCTTGTTGGGGAACTATCAAGAAGTCACCATCAGCATTGCAAAAGGCACAATTGTCCATTGATTTGTTGGCATTGTACCTATAAGTGATATAATATTTTCCCATTTATTAAACTGTTAAAGTTaccttaaaaatttaaattttgtcatACCAAATCTGGAAGCTTGGCATCAATATCTATGACCAATACGCTATTAGTATTATTTTGCATAGGCtaccaaaattaaagaaaaatcaatGGCTGGAGGTGTATTTATGCAACAGGCCATGGTAGCAATAGCATTACTTAGAGCAAAGATAAAACagcatatcatataaacaaattaattttcacaGTACACAAATCAAACAGATGAAACAACACTTGATTCTTCTTAGATAGTGTTTGGAAGTAAACAGACTAGAAcaggatgaaacataaaataGCAATTGTGTTCTATGtgggtttattttaaaaagagaataatCACTGCCTTATCTTATTCTTGTTCACACCAAAGTTATTGTTTCAGACAGAGACCTCATATCTTCATTCTCTACCCTTCAACCCAACCCACAAATCAATGCAAGTAGCACAAGAGAACTATGAGACCCATACCACACAGTCACACTATGATGACGACATTGCTTTCGGAGCCTAAACCTAATAATTCAACAGCATCTCCTAGCATTCGTGAGGAAAGTGGGGATAACATGCCTTCTTAACATTAGTCAACCCCTCAACTCcaagaaaaaaggaaacttaAACGTGCATAGCAGGGGAACTATATCTTGAATGGATTGTTCTCCAAGCAACCACCCCTCACCATAGATAAAGGATTTTAGTCACTTAGTTACATATCTTTTCCACCTTCATATACACCTAATGTAAAATCCAAGTGTCAAGAGTGTCTTTACCGTTATACCACTCTTATCTTTGACGCAGCAATTGGAGTCTCACCCCCTGCTAGTGTAttttgaaagtaagcccaaatCCAGACTCCAGGACAAAACAGTTATCAGAAGTACAAACTTCACATTAAAACAAGGTTATTCTAAAACACCACTTATGTTAGGTGTGATATCAACTGTCCACCATAGATCTGAAAGGAGATACATATGACCCCAACTTCGTAAGGCGTAAAAACATATTAAGAGGAGTTCCATAAAGTATCTCATTGTAttgatcaaaatgaaaatataccAATGACTGTGAAATGTGCTCTATTTGTAGAGCTTATTGTAGTAgtaactaacaattaacaagcAAACCAACTAACAAATGTCAACTACCACAGCTAACTGACAACATCTAACatcaactaaaatatatattatttcaatttatagtCATTAAACAATGGCATTGGCATCATATTATAATTGTAGAGACTTAAAGCTCACAAATTATGCCATTCTGATTAAGAAACCAAGCCaacccaaaaaaaagaaaatcaatgacaaaagaaaaagaactgaCTGGCACAACACCCATTAGATAAACAAGAATACAAATTAATCAAAGGATACCAATTAGTTACATGTGAATAGCATATCCGTGGCGCATGAAGGAGCTGCCAGAACCACACATGGTGGACAACCCATCAATGAAATCCATTGGCGAATCGGGTGCATCCATGGGCTTCCATCTAAGCTGAGTTGGGTTAGCAGAACTGCTGGAGTTGTTGAACTCACTCAAAATCCTCCCATTACCCGGTACTCTTGGCTTGAACGGTTCGTGAGTCACTGATGGTTTGATCCGATAAAACCaactacacacacacaaaaagaaaaagataattaaaaaaaacgttgaattaaacaaaaaaaaaagtagaacagATACATATGGAGTTAATGTTCAATTTAACGCCCAAAGTGTCTACTTGTATCCTTCAAAAGTAAGGTATACAGAAAGATTTAATTGCTTGGAAAAGTTATTGAAAGAGTAATCAGACATTTTTTGCAAGGAAATAAATTAAGTTCTTCTTCATTATTACAGTATTACTTTTAAGTATTAACACAATTTTTCTCACGAATGATTCcaattcttttacttttttttcaaaagatttttttttctattactaTGTTGTTAGTATAAAGTATATCCATTGACGATGCTGATTTGAAATGAAGTATTCATCAGCTTTGCTATAACAACTATTCTTCATCCAGTTTAGTCAGGACCAACCCAAAGATAAAGCAATAAAGCTCAAGATTTAAACCCACCCATaataaaatctatttatttttataaaacaaaaaaagaccacgtatattgaaaaaaaaaattgttacatgACAGAAAGCCTCAAATATAACTCACATTTAAATTGTGTTTCTCCAAGAAAAGCATCATATGTAAGGAAGGGAAGAATtgcaagttaaaagttataaagaaaataccttttatatttttaattgtttaaaattctattttagaatttaaaaaatttaaattttttatataaaaaaatctaaataattaattttagattaaaaaaaatttaaattttatgttaaattactttcataagttaaaattttctattcagAGTGCATAAAGGAGTTTCACTTAATGTTGGCTTTAGTCCGTATTTACCGATGGGATCCTGACTTTATTGACTCTTCCCTCTCTACCacgtttttattgttttgttttactcAAAAGATTACTCAGTCTCCCCAAtcaaccacttttttttttggttttattttactCAAAAGATTACTCACTTCAAAATGAatttgcatatttatttatttagttggaAAAATATGCGAAGAAGAACCTGAAGAGGTTGCGGTTGCGAGGAGAAGTGAAGGAGGTGCCGGAGATTTGCTCGGCGTATAGTCCGTACGGGCAGACGAGGGGGCTGTTCTGCGCCGCCGGCAGAGCTCCGGCGAGGGCCTCGGAGGAGAAGTGGTTGCCGAACCCGGAAAGGCACTCGAACTCGCCACCGTCGATTGGGTTCGCCATGATTCACCGaactaagagaaaaaaaaaaaaaaagagtgaagaaTTGAACTTGCCCCCGAAAGAGGAAGAGTGATAAAAAGAGTAGATTAACAACATGGTAGTATTTGTTTTGGTTTGACCAAGTGGAATTGTTCCACCGAAACAGATTTGGAATAGTATCAATTTATGGACTACTAATGAAGAACACGACAAGGTTCTTGTACTGACACGTTTTTTTGACGTGGGCCGGTGAGTCGAACCTAAAACGTGtaataaattattctaaatttCGTACTATCATATCAATTATTGTCACGTCGTTTAAaggatttgaataattttaaaaatttatatagtataaacactgtatttttttttggatatatttaacttttatgaattattaattattaatataattttggtttaaaattttaatctttctaatttagagttttttcttttggtccctacaaaatttttatttatttatttttataaactatattttttccttaaaaacattttaaataatcactttaaacaataaaaaaaatgttatctaaaatattataaggaccaaaaacaaaacaaaatcatttatctaactaaaaataagaaataactttacatgaaaaataaaaatacactaAAGTATaccaactaaaaatatatttaaatatataattaggtCAATTAAACACTATAAATCCATAATAgatataatatttaagaaaataaccatgtcaatcaacaaatttattttatatgataatttataattaatattaataatataaactcacattgatttttttaagaagttttttttacaagtttcttatttttttcaaaaaaataaaataaaaagtaagtgCATTTAACACTTTCAATATCTATATTAAGTGTTAATAAAGAGAAGGCTCTAGAAATCCCTAAAATACATACCTAGGAGTTTGAAACGTGTATGCCTGTAGTTGACAAAGTtggaattttgaaaaacttaaaagattGACACGTGTTTTGCTTTTTGTtcccaaaattattttatctttctatttctctctctcGCGGAGTCTCGAGAGTTTCTAAGCCTTCTCGCTCTCTGAGACCGTAAACATGCAACTGAACGAGAAATTAGAGCTGGTGCTTTGGGAGGAGTAGCGATTCGACGATTGAAGATGTGAAGGAAGGCACCACACTAAGTAAGGTTGTGAGAATGGAAAGCGTTTTAGAGGTTGTTTCCTCTTTGCCCAAATTTGGTGTTTTTTGTGTCTCTTTATTTTGACCTATTTACAAAATTCGTTGTTTTGTGCTTTGTTCTGTGTTCAGTGTCATGGGGGcacaaaaaaagttttatttttcatttttttccgtTATTATGCATTTGGGGTCTACTCTGTTGCATTCATTCTTCTTTATGATCCTACTTCTGGTCTTTGTTGTTTTCAACTGATTAGTTTCGTTGGTTGTATTGGTCTTTGTGTAGATACGTGGTGATATTCACGGTCAATTTTATGACATGAAGGAGCTTTTCAAAGTAGGAGGGGATTGCCCCAAAACTAATTATTTGTTTCTGGGGGATTTTGTTGATAGAAGGTTTTACTCGGTTAAAACGTGTCTACTTCTGCTCGCTCTTAAGGTGataatttattcttcttctcttataaAACTGTAAGTTAGAAG is a window encoding:
- the HGO2 gene encoding homogentisate 1,2-dioxygenase, which gives rise to MANPIDGGEFECLSGFGNHFSSEALAGALPAAQNSPLVCPYGLYAEQISGTSFTSPRNRNLFSWFYRIKPSVTHEPFKPRVPGNGRILSEFNNSSSSANPTQLRWKPMDAPDSPMDFIDGLSTMCGSGSSFMRHGYAIHMYNANKSMDNCAFCNADGDFLIVPQQGRLLITTECGRLKVSPGEIAIIPHGFRFSVNLPDGPSRGYVAEIFGTHFQLPDLGPIGANGLASPRDFLVPSAWFEDKSYPGYTIVQKFGGELFDAVQDFSPFNVVAWHGNYVPYKYDLSKFCPYNTVLFDHSDPSINTVLTAPTDKPGVALLDFVIFPPRWLVAEHTFRPPYYHRNCMSEFMGLIHGGYEAKADGFLPGGASLHNCMTPHGPDTKSYEATIARGNDGGPCKITDTMAFMFESSLIPRISQWALESPFLDQDYYQCWIGLKSHFTVTETSPENTNLRNGQ